A part of Crassostrea angulata isolate pt1a10 chromosome 5, ASM2561291v2, whole genome shotgun sequence genomic DNA contains:
- the LOC128185287 gene encoding ankyrin-1-like, which yields MLSPTRRDSEEEALMLSRRKQIECTFTNSSVGFPLPSRNSNYDEDENEPLFIACLNGCDAKVQDLLQKGAKINSHDKNGWSPLYIATVFGNASTVEILLNNKDVNINLSSKDGASPLYIACKKGHENIARQLLDHKADVNLRNKDGASPLYVACEYGHESSMQLLLNNGADINLCRNNGISPLHVSSENGLSNIVKHLLLHKDVKVDLCDEGGASPLHYACLNGHENIVQLLLNKGADINLYGNNGARPLHIACKNGHEDIVLLLLKNKANANIRRADGASPLYLACKYGHESTVQLLLENGADINLCRKDGVSPLNVTSAKGYSNIAKHLLLNKDVKVDIPDEHGASPLYYACLKGHENIVQLLLNKGADINLCSDNGASPLFIACQNGHEDTVLLLLNNEADVNIERKDGATPFFIASKHGHDGVLRILQNNYVNIN from the coding sequence ATGCTTTCTCCTACACGTAGAGATAGTGAAGAAGAAGCACTGATGTTGTCTCGTAGAAAACAAATAGAATGTACCTTTACAAACTCTTCAGTTGGATTTCCTTTACCATCACGCAACTCCAACTACGACGAAGATGAAAACGAGCCCCTTTTTATAGCTTGCCTTAACGGATGTGACGCAAAAGTACAAGATTTATTGCAAAAGGGTGCGAAAATTAATTCACATGATAAAAACGGGTGGAGTCCTTTATATATCGCTACAGTATTTGGAAATGCCAGCACCGTGGaaattttacttaataataaagatgtCAATATTAATTTAAGTAGTAAGGACGGAGCAAGCCCTCTATACATAGCTTGTAAAAAAGGACATGAGAACATTGCACGGCAGTTACTTGACCATAAAGCGGATGTTAATCTAAGAAACAAAGACGGAGCAAGTCCTCTGTACGTCGCTTGTGAATACGGACATGAGAGCTCTATGCAACTTTTACTGAACAATGGTGCTGATATCAATTTATGCAGAAATAACGGAATAAGTCCCCTCCATGTTTCGTCTGAAAACGGACTTTCCAACATTGTAAAACATTTGTTACTGCACAAAGATGTGAAAGTCGATTTATGTGATGAAGGCGGAGCCAGTCCCCTCCATTACGCTTGCTTAAATGGACATGAGAACATTGTGCAACTTCTACTTAACAAAGGCGCCGATATTAATTTATATGGTAACAACGGAGCCAGACCTTTACATATAGCTTGCAAAAACGGACATGAGGACATTGTGCTACTATTACTAAAAAACAAAGCGAATGCTAATATAAGAAGAGCAGACGGAGCCAGTCCTTTATATCTCGCATGTAAATATGGACATGAGAGCACTGTGCAACTTTTACTGGAAAATGGTGCGGATATCAATTTATGCAGAAAAGACGGAGTAAGTCCCCTAAATGTTACGTCTGCAAAAGGATATTCCAATATCGCAAAACATTTGTTACTGAACAAAGATGTGAAAGTCGATATACCTGATGAACACGGAGCCAGTCCCCTTTATTACGCTTGCTTAAAAGGACATGAGAACATTGTGCAACTTTTGCTGAACAAAGGTGCCGATATAAATCTATGTAGTGataacggagccagtcctctatTTATCGCTTGCCAAAACGGACACGAGGACACTGTGCTCCTACTATTAAATAACGAAGCTGATGTTAATATAGAAAGAAAAGACGGAGCCACTCCTTTTTTTATCGCTTCCAAACACGGGCATGATGGCGTTTTACgaattttacaaaacaattatgTCAATATCAACTAA